Proteins encoded within one genomic window of Fragaria vesca subsp. vesca linkage group LG1, FraVesHawaii_1.0, whole genome shotgun sequence:
- the LOC101294605 gene encoding triosephosphate isomerase-like — protein sequence MDERLCLEMESLGLSLVIMGSRGFSAVVAFKRSVVITFKRSVVAAFKRNPKLHGSNNTLTWSSLYFEFEGSVNGGNSAELAKEEDIDGFLVGGASLKGPEFATIVNVVTSKKVAA from the exons ATGGATGAGAGGTTGTGCTTGGAGATGGAGAGCCTAGGGCTCAGTTTAGTCATTATGGGAAGCCGAGGGTTCAGCGCCGTCGTCGCCTTCAAGAGGAGTGTCGTCATCACCTTCAAGAGGAGCGTCGTCGCCGCCTTCAAGAGGAACCCCAAGCTACATGGCAGTAACAATACATTAACTTGGTCAAGTCTTTACTTTGAATTTGAAG GATCTGTAAACGGAGGCAATTCCGCTGAGCTTGCAAAGGAGGAAGATATCGATGGGTTTCTAGTTGGTGGTGCTTCCTTGAAG GGACCTGAATTTGCTACCATTGTTAATGTTGTAACATCCAAGAAAGTTGCTGCTTGA
- the LOC101308118 gene encoding uncharacterized protein LOC101308118, with protein MEWFYPKRRGPEWKQGWTGQTLSSISAPPLHLLTIFAIVILLLWLSQYTEYKSQMQHTAANFQILLMLLPIVLIFLVISCSSVSSAGWFNFQRRHPQHELVNQASGGSPWGVAILVVLVLVLLSYQSSFHSKWFGPLRSSD; from the coding sequence ATGGAGTGGTTCTACCCTAAGAGAAGGGGTCCAGAGTGGAAGCAAGGGTGGACTGGCCAGACCCTCTCCTCCATTTCTGCACCACCATTACATTTGCTCACCATCTTTGCCATTGTAATTTTGTTACTATGGCTTTCACAATACACCGAGTACAAATCCCAAATGCAACACACCGCTGCTAACTTCCAGATATTGTTGATGTTGCTGCCTATCGTCTTGATATTTTTGGTCATTTCGTGTTCTTCAGTTTCCTCTGCTGGGTGGTTTAACTTCCAACGGCGGCATCCACAGCACGAGTTGGTCAACCAAGCCAGTGGTGGCTCGCCATGGGGAGTTGCAATATTGGTAGTGTTGGTTTTGGTCTTGTTGTCTTACCAATCATCTTTCCATTCGAAGTGGTTTGGACCTCTTCGATCATCAGATTAG
- the LOC101302388 gene encoding uncharacterized protein LOC101302388 — protein MGWQVFLKLSAKFMSVLSWPSFSLVYALYASIQAIQSESHPRNQQCLAYWVLFALYTISESTLAKLFDRLPLWPYTKGVITILLVLPYFHGASYLYEHFIRSYISEYSLIRKWNLLSSPRVNGIFPRGDNLLDVVDKSVIRIEPQELERPAIFQGIPASTSEAIVRGNDLPSSPKKIQRKWSCALCLISTTSEICLKMHFQGSKHALKVKEGVKKGPISEYKSSTKLKRTNGRVLLDNLNQIARTNFEKWSRILRPIRLCRWKKPQVGWTKLNTDGSVDPGNAGFGGLLRNYKGEPICAFVSKALGDDTFLVELWAIWRGLILASSLGIKVLWVESDSLSVVKTINRDQPYSLKASSCLKHIWELLKKFDEHRVSHSWRETNRAADHLAKMVLSESDVVFWPGDFPDSLNTIIKEDAEGKIYCRG, from the exons ATGGGTTGGCAAGTTTTTCTTAAGCTCTCAGCAAAGTTCATGTCTGTTCTCTCCTG GCCTTCGTTTAGCTTGGTTTATGCTCT GTATGCTTCCATTCAGGCCATTCAGAGTGAATCTCACCCCAGAAATCAGCAATGTCTTGCTTACTGGGTCTTGTTTGCTTTATACACAATCTCAGAATCAACCCTTGCAAAGCTTTTCGATCG GCTTCCGCTCTGGCCTTACACAAAGGGTGTCATTACCATCCTGCTGGTGTTACCATACTTCCATGGTGCTTCTTATCTGTATGAACATTTTATCAGGTCCTATATTTCTGAGTATTCATTAATCCGTAAATGGAACTTATTGTCGTCACCAAGGGTAAACGGTATCTTTCCGAGGGGAGACAACCTTCTTGATGTGGTTGATAAAAGTGTTATCAGGATTGAACCACAAGAATTAGAGAGACCTGCCATATTTCAG GGAATACCAGCGTCCACTTCTGAAGCTATTGTAAGGGGAAATGATTTGCCAAGTAGTCCAAAGAAAATTCAGAGGAAGTGGAGCTGTGCTCTTTGTCTAATTAGCACCACAAGTGAAATTTGTTTGAAGATGCACTTCCAAGGTAGTAAACATGCCTTGAAAGTAAAAGAAGGCGTAAAAAAAGGCCCCATCAGTGAGTACAAATCTTCCACAAAGCTGAAGAGAACAAATGGAAGGGTTTTACTTGATAACTTGAACCAAATTGCTAGAACCAATTTTGAAAAGTGGAGCCGCATTCTAAGACCAATTAGATTGTGTAGATGGAAAAAGCCACAGGTTGGATGGACAAAATTGAATACTGATGGATCGGTAGACCCAGGAAATGCTGGTTTTGGGGGTCTACTTCGTAATTATAAGGGTGAACCAATATGTGCCTTTGTCTCTAAAGCTCTAGGGGATGATACTTTCTTGGTTGAATTATGGGCTATATGGAGAGGCCTTATTCTTGCCTCAAGTCTCGGGATTAAAGTATTATGGGTGGAGTCTGATTCATTGAGCGTTGTGAAGACAATTAATCGAGATCAGCCTTACAGTCTGAAGGCTAGTAGCTGCTTGAAGCATATCTGGGAACTTCTAAAGAAATTTGATGAGCACCGTGTATCTCATTCATGGCGTGAAACTAATAGGGCTGCTGATCATCTTGCGAAAATGGTTCTTTCTGAGAGTGACGTTGTCTTTTGGCCAGGTGATTTTCCTGATAGCCTCAATACAATTATCAAGGAGGATGCTGAAGGCAAGATATATTGTAGAGGTTGA